The segment CGCTTCGACGAACCGGGGCTGCGCGCGGCCGCCCGTGCGCACCAGGGGCCGGTGGTGCTGGGCCCGGGGCCGGGCGATCCGTCCGACGCCGCCGACCCCAAGATGCGCTTTCTGCGGTCGCTGACCGCCGAGCTGGTCGCGGGGCACCGGCACGGTCTTCTCGGGGTCTGCCTCGGGCATGAACTCCTCGCCGCGGAGCTGGGGTTGGAGATCGTCCGCAAGGAGGTGCCCTTCCAGGGCGCGCAGGAGCGGATCGAGTTCTTCGGGCGCGAGGAGACGGTGGGCTTCTACAACACCTTCACGGCCCGCTGCGATGACACCACCGCGGCCGAACTGGCGATGCACCGCGTGGAGTTGAGCCGGGATGCGGCCACCGGTGAGGTGCATGCGCTGCGCGGTCCGGGCTTCGCCGGGGTGCAGTTCCACCCGGAGTCGGTGCTGACCCTGGACGGTGCCTCGGTCACGGCGCAGCTTTTGGCAGCTGTCCTCGTGTGACCAGCATGTTCTCGTTGGTGCGGTGGGCCAGGTAGTCCTCGACGTTGGCCACGGTGGCCTCGATGATCTGGCCCACCGCGTCCTGGGTGAAGTACGCCTGGTGCGAGGTGACCAGCACATTCCCGAAGGTCATCAGGCGGGCGAGGGTGTCGTCGCTGATGATGTCCAGGGACTTGTCGAAGAAGAAGAACGCGGCCTCCTCCTCGTAGACGTCCAGGCCGACACCGGTGAGCCGGCCGGCCTTGAGCGTGTCGACGAGGGCCGCGGTGTCGACCAGCCCGCCGCGGCTGGTGTTGATCAGGATCGCGTCGTCCTTCATCGCGGCCAGCGCGGCGGCGTCGACGAGATGCCGGGTGTCGTCGGTCAGCGGGAGGTGCAGGGAGACGAGATCCGCCTCGGCGAACAGCCGCTCCCGGGCCACGTACTTCATGCCGAGTTCCACGCAATGCGGGTTCTCGGCGAGGTCCCAGCCCAGCAGATTCATGCCGAAGCCATGGGCGATCCGGGTGAAGGCCGTGCCGATCCTGCCGGTGCCGAGCACCCCCGCCGTACGCCCGCGCAGATCGCGGCCCATCAGGCCGTCCAGCCGGAAGTCGAAGTTACGGGTGCGGTTCGTGGCCCGGATCAGCCGCCGGTCGACGGCCAGCGCCAGCGCCCAGGCGAATTCGGCGACCGCGTGCGGAGAGTAGTGGGCGACCCGGCCGACGCTCATCCCGAGGTCGGCCGCGGCCTCCAGATCGATGTTGTTGAAGCCGGTGGAGCGCTGGGCGATCATCTTCGTCCCGCCGGCCGCGAGGGTCTGGAGGACGTCCGCGCCCAGATCGGCGCTGACGCTGGAACTGACGATCTCGTAGCCGCGGGCGATGGGGGCGGTGTCGCGGTTGAGGAAGACATCGAGGCTGCGGACCTGGTGGCGGCCGGCGAAGGCCCGCTCCAGATACGGCTGCTCATCCGTCTGCACGCCGAAGGCGACGATCTCCACGAGTTCTCCCGGGTGCTTCCGCCGGTTCAGAATCTCCCGCCCATGAGCGATAGGCCGGATAGGTCGCGTATGGCGAATATACGGCCCATCGCCCGGAGGTGCCGCCCGGAGTGCCGGACGGCGGCGGGAACGGTGAGCGGCCGGGCTCAGCGGCCGGGCTCAGCCGAAGAACACCCCGGCCTCGGCGTACAGCGCCGGGTCCACGGTCTTCAGCTTGGCGGTGGCTTCCGCGATCGGCACCCGGACGATGTCCGTGCCGCGCAGCGCGACCATCTTGCCGAAGTCGCCGTCGCGCACCGCGTCGATGGCGTGCAGCCCGAAGCGGGTGGCCAGCCAGCGGTCGAAGGCGCTCGGGGTGCCGCCGCGCTGGGTGTGCCCGAGGACCGTCGTCCGCGCCTCCTTGCCGGTCCGCGCCTCGATCTCCTTGGCCAGCCACTCCCCCACACCGGACAGCCGGACGTGTCCGAAGGAGTCCGTGGAGTCGTCCTTCAGGACCATCTGTCCGTCCTTGGGCATCGCGCCCTCGGCGACGACCACGATCGGGGCGTAGCGGACCTTGAAGCGGGAGTCGATCCAGCGGCAGACCTGCTCGATGTCGAAGCGCTGCTCCGGGATGAGGATGACGTTCGCCCCGCCGGCGAGACCGGAGTGCAGCGCGATCCAGCCGGCGTGCCGGCCCATCACCTCGACGACCAGGACCCGCATATGGGATTCGGCGGTGGTGTGCAGCCGGTCGATGGCTTCGGTGGCGACGCCGACGGCGGTGTCGAAGCCGAAGGTGTAGTCCGTGGCCGACAGATCGTTGTCGATGGTCTTGGGGACGCCGACACAGGGGACGGCGTACTCGTCGGAGAGCCGGGCGGCGACGCCGAGGGTGTCCTCGCCGCCGATCGTGATCAGCGCCCCGATCTCGTGCTTGGCGAGCGTCTCCTTGATCCGGCGGACGCCGTCGTTCTCCTTGAAAGGGTTGGTCCGCGAGGAGCCGAGGACGGTGCCGCCCCGCGGCAGGATGCCGCGCACCGCCGGGATGTCCAGCGGCAGGGTGTCGCCTTCCATCGGCCCGCGCCAGCCGTCGCGGAAGCCGACGAACTCGTATCCGTACTCCTGGGTGCCCTTGCGGACGATGCCCCTGATCACCGCGTTCAGACCCGGGCAGTCGCCGCCGCCGGTCAGTACTCCGACCCGCATCGCTGCTTCACCTACATCCCGTCAGTGGCCGCACGCACACGGCCGGATTCGATCCGACCCCGGTCACGCTAATGGTGATCTGGGTCACTCAGGTATGGGACAAACGGGGATGCCGGTGATTTATCCGGAAGTTGGGACGAGGCGTTCACCCGTACGAGCGGACCGCATCCGGCCGCGGCCGGTCCGGCCGGGGAACGCGCCGGTCACGCCTCGTCGAGACCGCGCTCGATCGCGTACCGCACCAGCTCCACGCGATTGTGCAACTGGAGCTTGCCGAGGGTGTTCTGGACGTGGTTCTGCACCGTGCGGTGCGAGATCACCAGGCGTTCGGCGATCTGCTTGTACGAGAGTCCCTTGGCGACCAGCCGCAGCACCTCGGTCTCCCGGTCCGTCAGCTGCGGTGCGCCCGGCTCGTCCGGCGTCGCCGGGGCCGGTTCGGTCGCCAGCCTGCGGTACTCACCGAGCACCAGACCGGCCAGGCCCGGGGTGAACACCGCGTCGCCGGCGGCCGTGCGGCGCACCGCGTCCAGCAGCTCCGCCGTGCTCGCCGACTTCAGCAGATAGCCGGTCGCCCCGGACTTGACCGCTTCCAGGACATCGGCGTGCTCACCGCTGGCGGACAGCACCAGCACCCGCAGCGCCGGATTGGTGCCGACCAGTTCCTTGCACACCCGCACGCCGGGCAGCTCCGGCAGATTGAGGTCCAGGACCAGCACATCGGGCGAGGCGGCCTGCGCCCGGCGCACCGCCTGGAGGCCGTCACCGGCCGTCGCGACCACGTCGAACCCGGCCTCCGCCAGATCCCGCGCGACCGCGTCCCGCCACATGGGGTGGTCGTCGACCACCATGACCCGCAGGGCCTTCTGCTCGCTCATGCCGACACCGCCCCGCGCGGCCCCGTCCCGCTCCGTGCTGCTCACGCTCTCGCCTTCCCCCGCCTTCCGCCCTCGGGCGCCGTGCCCTTGGGGACCGTCA is part of the Streptomyces platensis genome and harbors:
- a CDS encoding response regulator, with the protein product MSEQKALRVMVVDDHPMWRDAVARDLAEAGFDVVATAGDGLQAVRRAQAASPDVLVLDLNLPELPGVRVCKELVGTNPALRVLVLSASGEHADVLEAVKSGATGYLLKSASTAELLDAVRRTAAGDAVFTPGLAGLVLGEYRRLATEPAPATPDEPGAPQLTDRETEVLRLVAKGLSYKQIAERLVISHRTVQNHVQNTLGKLQLHNRVELVRYAIERGLDEA
- a CDS encoding 2-hydroxyacid dehydrogenase; its protein translation is MEIVAFGVQTDEQPYLERAFAGRHQVRSLDVFLNRDTAPIARGYEIVSSSVSADLGADVLQTLAAGGTKMIAQRSTGFNNIDLEAAADLGMSVGRVAHYSPHAVAEFAWALALAVDRRLIRATNRTRNFDFRLDGLMGRDLRGRTAGVLGTGRIGTAFTRIAHGFGMNLLGWDLAENPHCVELGMKYVARERLFAEADLVSLHLPLTDDTRHLVDAAALAAMKDDAILINTSRGGLVDTAALVDTLKAGRLTGVGLDVYEEEAAFFFFDKSLDIISDDTLARLMTFGNVLVTSHQAYFTQDAVGQIIEATVANVEDYLAHRTNENMLVTRGQLPKAAP
- a CDS encoding 6-phosphofructokinase, which codes for MRVGVLTGGGDCPGLNAVIRGIVRKGTQEYGYEFVGFRDGWRGPMEGDTLPLDIPAVRGILPRGGTVLGSSRTNPFKENDGVRRIKETLAKHEIGALITIGGEDTLGVAARLSDEYAVPCVGVPKTIDNDLSATDYTFGFDTAVGVATEAIDRLHTTAESHMRVLVVEVMGRHAGWIALHSGLAGGANVILIPEQRFDIEQVCRWIDSRFKVRYAPIVVVAEGAMPKDGQMVLKDDSTDSFGHVRLSGVGEWLAKEIEARTGKEARTTVLGHTQRGGTPSAFDRWLATRFGLHAIDAVRDGDFGKMVALRGTDIVRVPIAEATAKLKTVDPALYAEAGVFFG